A genomic window from Natrinema sp. HArc-T2 includes:
- a CDS encoding succinylglutamate desuccinylase/aspartoacylase family protein, with the protein MSDDTATEPPDDGHETDVTNEPFTYNGGRVDPGESANIRYGISETYLGDPVRIPVTVINGEHPGPTVFLSAAAHGDELNGIEVVREVAHDWDHSILHGTLVCLPVMNVPGFIAQERYLPIYDRDLNRSFPGREGSTSARRMAHQIFTNFIEPCDLGVDFHTSTRGRTNMLHVRGNMERPDVSRLANAFSSNVIIAGEGPSGTLRREASEAGIPTITVEMGEAHRFQRRLIDRALTGVASVLAEFGLHRESSVHWPGWRTVIDTDDEKTWLRADAGGIVDMKRGRGALVEEGEVICAITNPFKEEEDIVTVEAPFTGLIVGVLENPVVYPGNPLCHLVGLSPDTLTALERERTTERSRSEL; encoded by the coding sequence ATGAGCGACGATACGGCGACCGAACCGCCCGACGACGGACACGAAACCGACGTGACGAACGAGCCGTTTACGTACAACGGCGGGCGCGTCGATCCCGGCGAGTCGGCGAACATCCGGTATGGGATCAGCGAAACGTATCTCGGGGATCCGGTCAGGATTCCCGTCACGGTGATCAACGGCGAACACCCAGGGCCGACGGTCTTTCTCTCGGCGGCGGCCCACGGCGACGAACTCAACGGCATCGAAGTCGTCCGCGAGGTCGCCCACGACTGGGATCACTCGATCCTCCACGGGACGCTGGTCTGTCTGCCCGTGATGAACGTCCCCGGCTTCATCGCACAGGAACGGTATCTGCCGATCTACGACCGGGACTTAAACCGGTCGTTCCCCGGCCGCGAGGGGTCGACCAGCGCCAGACGGATGGCCCACCAGATCTTCACGAACTTCATCGAACCCTGTGACCTCGGCGTCGACTTCCACACGTCGACACGCGGGCGGACGAACATGCTCCACGTTCGGGGCAACATGGAGCGACCGGACGTTTCCAGACTCGCCAACGCGTTCAGTTCGAACGTTATCATCGCGGGCGAGGGCCCGTCCGGAACGCTGCGCCGCGAAGCCAGCGAAGCCGGTATCCCCACGATCACCGTCGAGATGGGCGAAGCCCACCGCTTCCAGCGCCGGCTGATCGATCGCGCGCTCACCGGCGTCGCGAGCGTGCTCGCCGAGTTCGGCCTCCACCGGGAGTCGTCGGTCCACTGGCCCGGCTGGCGGACCGTCATCGACACCGACGACGAGAAGACCTGGCTCCGCGCCGACGCCGGCGGTATCGTCGACATGAAACGCGGTCGCGGTGCGCTCGTCGAGGAAGGCGAAGTGATCTGTGCCATCACCAACCCGTTCAAAGAAGAAGAAGACATCGTCACCGTCGAAGCGCCGTTTACCGGCCTCATCGTCGGCGTCCTCGAGAACCCCGTCGTCTACCCGGGGAATCCGCTCTGCCATCTGGTCGGCCTCTCGCCGGATACGCTCACCGCGCTCGAGCGAGAGCGGACGACCGAGCGGTCTCGGTCGGAACTCTGA
- the sdhC gene encoding succinate dehydrogenase, cytochrome b556 subunit, giving the protein MSQSYNRGLVEDFGRWKEFSAGMWAWIFHKFTGWILIGYLFTHISVLSTSLGAAGNEAAIMSETDVYTTTLQGLESLFLIRLLEIGLLAVAVFHILNGLRLLMVDLGVGLEAQDKSFYASLVLTGAITVASVPTFLTGVSL; this is encoded by the coding sequence ATGAGTCAGTCTTACAATCGCGGTCTCGTCGAGGACTTCGGGCGCTGGAAGGAGTTCTCGGCCGGGATGTGGGCATGGATCTTCCACAAGTTCACCGGATGGATCCTGATCGGCTACCTGTTTACCCACATTTCCGTGCTGAGCACTTCTCTCGGCGCAGCCGGTAACGAAGCGGCAATCATGAGCGAAACGGACGTCTACACCACGACGCTGCAGGGACTCGAGAGCCTGTTCCTCATCCGGCTGCTCGAGATCGGCCTGCTCGCGGTGGCCGTCTTCCACATCTTGAACGGCCTCCGCCTGCTGATGGTCGATCTGGGCGTCGGACTCGAGGCACAGGACAAGAGTTTCTACGCCTCGTTGGTGCTGACGGGTGCGATCACCGTCGCCAGCGTCCCGACCTTCCTGACGGGGGTGAGTCTCTAA